From the genome of Pseudomonadota bacterium:
TGCGCGCTTGCGCCAGCTACAACCAGCCACCACACGCCAGCCGCCCACACGCAGGCGCCACGCCTCAGAAGATCCGACGACACGCGGTCATGGTACCCGCATTCGAGGCGGCCAAGAACCGAGCGGCTACAGCACCGTGGGCCACTCGACGTAGGCCCAGGTGAGGGCAGAGGTGAAGAGCAGGGCATCGATGCGATCGAGCAGGCCACCGTGGCCTGGCAGCAGGCTTCCGCTATCCTTGACGCCGCTGCTTCGTTTGATGAGCGAGATACATAGATCCCCCGCCTGACCGACCGTTCCTGCCGCGACGGCCAGCGTCAAGGCGCCGGCGAGCGACAGGGACGGGAGGAACCAGAAGTGCGCGAGCAGCGCCCCGGTCAGGCTGCCCAGCAGGCCGCCGACCGCTCCTTCCACGGTCTTTTTCGGCGACACGATGGGGTAGAGCTTGTGTTTTCCAAACAGCCGTCCAGAAAAATACGCTCCCGTATCGGCGAGCCAGCTGAGCAGCATGACAAGCACGAGCCACGCACCGCCGCTTTCGCGCAGGAACAGGAGCCCTGCCGCTCCGAGCAGCCCGCCGATGTACAACGGGCCTGCGATCAACCAGCCCATGCGCGTGGCGGCTCCGTCGATCGGCTCTGGACGCGCCAGGGCAAACAAGGCGCCGGCGATGGCCGTTGCGACGAGCGCGAGCGGCAAAAGCGGCGTGGCGGCGCCGTAGAGCACGGCCGTGAAGAGCGTCAAGGTGGCCAGTGCTCCCCAGGCCTGCAGCAAGGGCTGGCCGGGCAGCGTCATGGCGAAGAGCTCGCGCGCAGCGAGCACGGTGATGAGGGACAAGAAGGCGAGAAAGGCCCATGGAGGAGCTCCAAAAAGCAGCCAAAGCAGGACGGGCACGGCGACCGCGGCGGTGGCCGCGCGTTGGGCCAGGTTGCTGGGTCCGCGGCGAGCGCCTTGCTCAGGCATGGACGCGGGCCCCGTCTCCGGGATCGCCCGTATGGACATCGTCGGAGGCCACGCGGCCGAAGCGTCTGTCGCGGCGCTGAAAAGCCTGGATGGCGGCGTACAGGTGCTCTTCCGCGAAGTCCGGCCACAGCGTGTCGCTGAAGTACAGCTCCGCGTAGGCTGCGCCCCAAAGCAGGAAATTGCTGATGCGCTGCTCGCCACCGGTTCGGATCAGCAGATCGACCGGTCCTGCGCCAACCGAGGGAAGCTCGGATGCGAAAAAGGCCTCATCGACGCAAGCCGGGTCGATTCTGCCCGCCGCCGCATGCTGCGCCAGCCGCTTGGCGGTGTCGGCGATTTCCTCGCGGCCGCCGTAGGAGACGGCGAGCTGCAGGGTCATGCCTCGCAGGTCGCGGGTCTCGGCCACCAGGGCTTCCAGCACTTGACCGACGTCGGGCGGCAGCCGCTCCACGCGTCCGATGGTCTTGACACGGATGCTGGTGCGCAAGATCTCCTGGCGCTCCGAGATCAAGAACTCCCGGAACAAGTCCATCAAGGCGCGCACCTCTTCGGGCGGCCGGTGCCAGTTTTGCTCGCTGAAGGCGTAGAGGCTCAGCGCGCTCACGCCGAGCTTGCGGCAGGCACGCACGGC
Proteins encoded in this window:
- the uppS gene encoding polyprenyl diphosphate synthase — protein: MPLVRVDRIPHHIAIIMDGNGRWAGRLGQPRTYGHRAGSEAVRRAVRACRKLGVSALSLYAFSEQNWHRPPEEVRALMDLFREFLISERQEILRTSIRVKTIGRVERLPPDVGQVLEALVAETRDLRGMTLQLAVSYGGREEIADTAKRLAQHAAAGRIDPACVDEAFFASELPSVGAGPVDLLIRTGGEQRISNFLLWGAAYAELYFSDTLWPDFAEEHLYAAIQAFQRRDRRFGRVASDDVHTGDPGDGARVHA
- a CDS encoding phosphatidate cytidylyltransferase, with product MPEQGARRGPSNLAQRAATAAVAVPVLLWLLFGAPPWAFLAFLSLITVLAARELFAMTLPGQPLLQAWGALATLTLFTAVLYGAATPLLPLALVATAIAGALFALARPEPIDGAATRMGWLIAGPLYIGGLLGAAGLLFLRESGGAWLVLVMLLSWLADTGAYFSGRLFGKHKLYPIVSPKKTVEGAVGGLLGSLTGALLAHFWFLPSLSLAGALTLAVAAGTVGQAGDLCISLIKRSSGVKDSGSLLPGHGGLLDRIDALLFTSALTWAYVEWPTVL